One genomic window of Gossypium hirsutum isolate 1008001.06 chromosome D11, Gossypium_hirsutum_v2.1, whole genome shotgun sequence includes the following:
- the LOC107912676 gene encoding rRNA (cytosine-C(5))-methyltransferase NOP2C isoform X2, whose product MKKKGRNLLAAFRQTFLTLQNMTPQAEAEAELNAASARYSYNPILRWNPQVEDYFIKAYGSLHFAQISKALTRPSCYSCIRVNTLKSTSDAVIEKLQEIMRKSGSQNDVVGINLKENKASNDIDLDMVEKQSSLQNESITKCQIPGLEYVVFVKGSGPHEIDYGYLPDKPPKEVLVSRKCAEAVLRGAQVYVPGIMACSSYVEEGDLVAVSVAVEQPFPDGGWGLGITRGTVLQGLPTDPYHFERHGLYIGQGTTMLSRAGIFRASQGIAVDMNNRVFKLPSFYDVLEGEIFLQNLPSIIAAHALDPQKGERILDMCAAPGGKTTAIAILMKDEGEVIAADRSHNKVIDIQKLAAELGLTCITTYKLDALKAVRKRNGSSDMTTLCCNKDNNDVVNQRSDSGPLGNGVSSTTFVGSNADTTFKENVSNEKANERTYTSKADIRKNTRRMRNGPGRNQSLGGRVENSKGFLPNSFDRVLLDAPCSALGLRPRLFAGEETIESLRNHGKYQRRMFDQAVQLVRPGGVLVYSTCTINPGENEALVRYALDTYKFLSLAPQHPRIGGAGLVGRCEFPDGYVEEWLRPGEEELVQRFDPSSQLDTIGFFIAKFAVGPKDDI is encoded by the exons ATGAAGAAGAAAGGGAGAAATTTACTTGCAGCTTTCCGTCAAACCTTTCTCACCCTCCAAAACATGACTCCCCAGGCTGAAGCCGAGGCTGAG CTGAATGCAGCATCAGCGCGTTACAGTTACAACCCCATATTGCGATGGAACCCTCAAGTCGAAGATTACTTCATCAAAGCATACGGGTCTCTCCATTTTGCTCAAATCTCTAAAGCCTTAAC GCGGCCGTCTTGCTATTCTTGTATTCGGGTGAACACTCTCAAGTCAACAAGTGATGCTGTCATTGAGAAACTTCAGGAAATCATGAGAAAATCGGGGTCTCAAAATGATGTTGTAGGCATAAATTTGAAGGAGAATAAAGCAAGTAATGATATTGACTTGGATATGGTTGAGAAGCAATCGAGCTTACAAAATGAGTCCATCACTAAATGTCAGATACCCGGTTTAGAATACGTTGTATTTGTTAAGGGTTCTGGACCACATGAAATTGACTATGGTTATTTGCCCGACAAACCACCTAAGGAGGTGCTTGTTAGTAGGAAATGTGCTGAAGCAGTTCTTCGAGGTGCTCAG GTATATGTTCCAGGTATAATGGCCTGCAGTTCTTATGTTGAGGAAGGGGATCTAGTTGCAGTTTCAGTTGCTGTGGAGCAGCCTTTTCCTGACGGTGGATGGGGACTTGGTATAACACGTGGGACTGTTCTGCAGGGACTGCCAACCG ATCCCTATCACTTTGAGCGACATGGATTATACATTGGTCAAGGAACAACAATGTTGTCAAGAGCCGGGATCTTCCGTGCTTCTCAAGGAATTGCTGTTGATATGAATAATCGAGTATTTAAGTTGCCTTCATTTTATG ATGTTCTTGAAGGGGAAATATTTCTTCAAAACCTGCCGAGCATTATTGCTGCTCATGCTCTTG ATCCTCAGAAAGGTGAGCGGATACTAGACATGTGTGCAGCTCCAGGAGGGAAGACAACTGCAATTGCTATACTTATGAAGGATGAAGGGGAGGTGATTGCAGCAGATAGATCCCATAATAAG GTGATTGATATTCAGAAATTGGCAGCTGAGTTGGGTTTGACTTGTATAACAACATATAAACTAGATGCTCTCAAAGCTGTTCGTAAAAGAAATGGTTCAAGTGATATGACCACTCTGTGCTGTAACAAGGATAACAATGATGTTGTGAATCAAAGGTCTGACTCGGGGCCTCTTGGCAATGGAGTGTCATCTACTACATTTGTAGGATCAAATGCTGATACAACTTTCAAGGAGAATG TTAGCAATGAAAAAGCAAATGAGAGAACTTACACCAGCAAAGCTGACATTAGGAAGAACACGCGAAGAATGAGGAATGGCCCAGGGAGAAATCAAAGCCTGGGTGGTAGAGTTGAGAATTCAAAAGGCTTCCTTCCTAACAGCTTTGATCGTGTCCTTCTTGACGCTCCTTGTTCCGCTCTTGGTTTGAGACCTCGGCTATTTGCTGGAGAG GAAACCATAGAGTCATTGAGAAATCATGGTAAGTATCAAAGGAGGATGTTTGATCAGGCTGTTCAGCTAGTTCGCCCTGGTGGAGTCCTTGTGTACTCAAC ATGTACAATCAATCCTGGTGAGAATGAAGCATTGGTCCGATATGCTTTGGACACATACAAGTTCCTGTCTTTAGCTCCACAG CATCCAAGAATTGGAGGAGCTGGTCTTGTCGGTCGTTGTGAATTTCCAGATGGATATGTTGA AGAATGGCTAAGACCAGGTGAGGAGGAATTGGTTCAGAGGTTTGATCCCTCATCTCAACTTGATACTATTGGATTTTTCATAGCCAAATTTGCTGTAGGCCCCAAAGACGACATATAA
- the LOC107912676 gene encoding rRNA (cytosine-C(5))-methyltransferase NOP2C isoform X1 — protein sequence MKKKGRNLLAAFRQTFLTLQNMTPQAEAEAEIQLNAASARYSYNPILRWNPQVEDYFIKAYGSLHFAQISKALTRPSCYSCIRVNTLKSTSDAVIEKLQEIMRKSGSQNDVVGINLKENKASNDIDLDMVEKQSSLQNESITKCQIPGLEYVVFVKGSGPHEIDYGYLPDKPPKEVLVSRKCAEAVLRGAQVYVPGIMACSSYVEEGDLVAVSVAVEQPFPDGGWGLGITRGTVLQGLPTDPYHFERHGLYIGQGTTMLSRAGIFRASQGIAVDMNNRVFKLPSFYDVLEGEIFLQNLPSIIAAHALDPQKGERILDMCAAPGGKTTAIAILMKDEGEVIAADRSHNKVIDIQKLAAELGLTCITTYKLDALKAVRKRNGSSDMTTLCCNKDNNDVVNQRSDSGPLGNGVSSTTFVGSNADTTFKENVSNEKANERTYTSKADIRKNTRRMRNGPGRNQSLGGRVENSKGFLPNSFDRVLLDAPCSALGLRPRLFAGEETIESLRNHGKYQRRMFDQAVQLVRPGGVLVYSTCTINPGENEALVRYALDTYKFLSLAPQHPRIGGAGLVGRCEFPDGYVEEWLRPGEEELVQRFDPSSQLDTIGFFIAKFAVGPKDDI from the exons ATGAAGAAGAAAGGGAGAAATTTACTTGCAGCTTTCCGTCAAACCTTTCTCACCCTCCAAAACATGACTCCCCAGGCTGAAGCCGAGGCTGAG ATACAGCTGAATGCAGCATCAGCGCGTTACAGTTACAACCCCATATTGCGATGGAACCCTCAAGTCGAAGATTACTTCATCAAAGCATACGGGTCTCTCCATTTTGCTCAAATCTCTAAAGCCTTAAC GCGGCCGTCTTGCTATTCTTGTATTCGGGTGAACACTCTCAAGTCAACAAGTGATGCTGTCATTGAGAAACTTCAGGAAATCATGAGAAAATCGGGGTCTCAAAATGATGTTGTAGGCATAAATTTGAAGGAGAATAAAGCAAGTAATGATATTGACTTGGATATGGTTGAGAAGCAATCGAGCTTACAAAATGAGTCCATCACTAAATGTCAGATACCCGGTTTAGAATACGTTGTATTTGTTAAGGGTTCTGGACCACATGAAATTGACTATGGTTATTTGCCCGACAAACCACCTAAGGAGGTGCTTGTTAGTAGGAAATGTGCTGAAGCAGTTCTTCGAGGTGCTCAG GTATATGTTCCAGGTATAATGGCCTGCAGTTCTTATGTTGAGGAAGGGGATCTAGTTGCAGTTTCAGTTGCTGTGGAGCAGCCTTTTCCTGACGGTGGATGGGGACTTGGTATAACACGTGGGACTGTTCTGCAGGGACTGCCAACCG ATCCCTATCACTTTGAGCGACATGGATTATACATTGGTCAAGGAACAACAATGTTGTCAAGAGCCGGGATCTTCCGTGCTTCTCAAGGAATTGCTGTTGATATGAATAATCGAGTATTTAAGTTGCCTTCATTTTATG ATGTTCTTGAAGGGGAAATATTTCTTCAAAACCTGCCGAGCATTATTGCTGCTCATGCTCTTG ATCCTCAGAAAGGTGAGCGGATACTAGACATGTGTGCAGCTCCAGGAGGGAAGACAACTGCAATTGCTATACTTATGAAGGATGAAGGGGAGGTGATTGCAGCAGATAGATCCCATAATAAG GTGATTGATATTCAGAAATTGGCAGCTGAGTTGGGTTTGACTTGTATAACAACATATAAACTAGATGCTCTCAAAGCTGTTCGTAAAAGAAATGGTTCAAGTGATATGACCACTCTGTGCTGTAACAAGGATAACAATGATGTTGTGAATCAAAGGTCTGACTCGGGGCCTCTTGGCAATGGAGTGTCATCTACTACATTTGTAGGATCAAATGCTGATACAACTTTCAAGGAGAATG TTAGCAATGAAAAAGCAAATGAGAGAACTTACACCAGCAAAGCTGACATTAGGAAGAACACGCGAAGAATGAGGAATGGCCCAGGGAGAAATCAAAGCCTGGGTGGTAGAGTTGAGAATTCAAAAGGCTTCCTTCCTAACAGCTTTGATCGTGTCCTTCTTGACGCTCCTTGTTCCGCTCTTGGTTTGAGACCTCGGCTATTTGCTGGAGAG GAAACCATAGAGTCATTGAGAAATCATGGTAAGTATCAAAGGAGGATGTTTGATCAGGCTGTTCAGCTAGTTCGCCCTGGTGGAGTCCTTGTGTACTCAAC ATGTACAATCAATCCTGGTGAGAATGAAGCATTGGTCCGATATGCTTTGGACACATACAAGTTCCTGTCTTTAGCTCCACAG CATCCAAGAATTGGAGGAGCTGGTCTTGTCGGTCGTTGTGAATTTCCAGATGGATATGTTGA AGAATGGCTAAGACCAGGTGAGGAGGAATTGGTTCAGAGGTTTGATCCCTCATCTCAACTTGATACTATTGGATTTTTCATAGCCAAATTTGCTGTAGGCCCCAAAGACGACATATAA
- the LOC107912676 gene encoding rRNA (cytosine-C(5))-methyltransferase NOP2C isoform X3, with the protein MRKSGSQNDVVGINLKENKASNDIDLDMVEKQSSLQNESITKCQIPGLEYVVFVKGSGPHEIDYGYLPDKPPKEVLVSRKCAEAVLRGAQVYVPGIMACSSYVEEGDLVAVSVAVEQPFPDGGWGLGITRGTVLQGLPTDPYHFERHGLYIGQGTTMLSRAGIFRASQGIAVDMNNRVFKLPSFYDVLEGEIFLQNLPSIIAAHALDPQKGERILDMCAAPGGKTTAIAILMKDEGEVIAADRSHNKVIDIQKLAAELGLTCITTYKLDALKAVRKRNGSSDMTTLCCNKDNNDVVNQRSDSGPLGNGVSSTTFVGSNADTTFKENVSNEKANERTYTSKADIRKNTRRMRNGPGRNQSLGGRVENSKGFLPNSFDRVLLDAPCSALGLRPRLFAGEETIESLRNHGKYQRRMFDQAVQLVRPGGVLVYSTCTINPGENEALVRYALDTYKFLSLAPQHPRIGGAGLVGRCEFPDGYVEEWLRPGEEELVQRFDPSSQLDTIGFFIAKFAVGPKDDI; encoded by the exons ATGAGAAAATCGGGGTCTCAAAATGATGTTGTAGGCATAAATTTGAAGGAGAATAAAGCAAGTAATGATATTGACTTGGATATGGTTGAGAAGCAATCGAGCTTACAAAATGAGTCCATCACTAAATGTCAGATACCCGGTTTAGAATACGTTGTATTTGTTAAGGGTTCTGGACCACATGAAATTGACTATGGTTATTTGCCCGACAAACCACCTAAGGAGGTGCTTGTTAGTAGGAAATGTGCTGAAGCAGTTCTTCGAGGTGCTCAG GTATATGTTCCAGGTATAATGGCCTGCAGTTCTTATGTTGAGGAAGGGGATCTAGTTGCAGTTTCAGTTGCTGTGGAGCAGCCTTTTCCTGACGGTGGATGGGGACTTGGTATAACACGTGGGACTGTTCTGCAGGGACTGCCAACCG ATCCCTATCACTTTGAGCGACATGGATTATACATTGGTCAAGGAACAACAATGTTGTCAAGAGCCGGGATCTTCCGTGCTTCTCAAGGAATTGCTGTTGATATGAATAATCGAGTATTTAAGTTGCCTTCATTTTATG ATGTTCTTGAAGGGGAAATATTTCTTCAAAACCTGCCGAGCATTATTGCTGCTCATGCTCTTG ATCCTCAGAAAGGTGAGCGGATACTAGACATGTGTGCAGCTCCAGGAGGGAAGACAACTGCAATTGCTATACTTATGAAGGATGAAGGGGAGGTGATTGCAGCAGATAGATCCCATAATAAG GTGATTGATATTCAGAAATTGGCAGCTGAGTTGGGTTTGACTTGTATAACAACATATAAACTAGATGCTCTCAAAGCTGTTCGTAAAAGAAATGGTTCAAGTGATATGACCACTCTGTGCTGTAACAAGGATAACAATGATGTTGTGAATCAAAGGTCTGACTCGGGGCCTCTTGGCAATGGAGTGTCATCTACTACATTTGTAGGATCAAATGCTGATACAACTTTCAAGGAGAATG TTAGCAATGAAAAAGCAAATGAGAGAACTTACACCAGCAAAGCTGACATTAGGAAGAACACGCGAAGAATGAGGAATGGCCCAGGGAGAAATCAAAGCCTGGGTGGTAGAGTTGAGAATTCAAAAGGCTTCCTTCCTAACAGCTTTGATCGTGTCCTTCTTGACGCTCCTTGTTCCGCTCTTGGTTTGAGACCTCGGCTATTTGCTGGAGAG GAAACCATAGAGTCATTGAGAAATCATGGTAAGTATCAAAGGAGGATGTTTGATCAGGCTGTTCAGCTAGTTCGCCCTGGTGGAGTCCTTGTGTACTCAAC ATGTACAATCAATCCTGGTGAGAATGAAGCATTGGTCCGATATGCTTTGGACACATACAAGTTCCTGTCTTTAGCTCCACAG CATCCAAGAATTGGAGGAGCTGGTCTTGTCGGTCGTTGTGAATTTCCAGATGGATATGTTGA AGAATGGCTAAGACCAGGTGAGGAGGAATTGGTTCAGAGGTTTGATCCCTCATCTCAACTTGATACTATTGGATTTTTCATAGCCAAATTTGCTGTAGGCCCCAAAGACGACATATAA
- the LOC107912677 gene encoding anaphase-promoting complex subunit 5 — translation MAGVVKAPGAFAITPHKVSVCILVNIYASPSQISVPFPFSSVSQHNRLGLYLLALTKSCDDILEPKLDQLINQLREVGGLLDHWLTDHVTSRLSSLSSPDDLFNFFNELRETLGGPDSGVMEDDQVILDPNSNLGMFLRRCILAFNLLTFEGICHLLTNIGIYCKEAILSCSSYELRRVDDSGNDLESLSEYENMDLNLVFKKINEEMEARKRATEQVSFHLHLPKELSTLVEDIEVFADPKSEHNDKGRESSSYASGELLRDVDPNGGVFLRTNWQIQGYLMEQADAIEKHGSSFTLNAFELTLRLLQKLAPELHRVHFLRYLNNLYHDDYFSALENLHRYFDYSAGTEGFDFVPPAGCNSFGRYEIALLCLGMMHFHFGHPKKALEVLTEAVRVAQQHSNDTCLAYTLAAICSLLSEIGFSTTSGILGSPFSPMISVGTSLSVQQQLFVLLKGSLKRAESLKLKQLVAANHLAMAKFDLTHVQRPLLSFGPKTSMKLRTCPIIVCKELRSGYHLISEFCCEGSTMTADGAFSTAWLKNLQKPMGSLVLSQDNGSRNNSNPFLFFTQPSSIPGSVMQLVGSSYLHRATAWEIYGSAPLARVNALVYATCFADASSSSDAALVHVKLIQHLAVFKGYKEAFAALKTAEEKFLCVSKSRILILKLQLLHERALHRGHLKLAQQVCDELGVLASSVTAVDMELKTEASLRHARTLLTAKQFSQAAAVAHSLFCMCYKFNLQVESATVLLLLAEIHMKSGNAVVGLPYALASLSYCQTFNLDLLRASATLTLAELWLSLGSNHAKTALTLLHGAFPMILGHGGLELCARAYITEAKCYLSDPSFLVSRNPELVLDPLRQAADELQALEHHELMAEAFYLMAIVFDKLGQPEQREEAASSFKNHVMSLDHPHDVEDPIQSDTLLNA, via the exons ATGGCAGGGGTAGTGAAAGCGCCGGGTGCCTTTGCCATAACTCCACACAAAGTTTCAGTCTGCATTTTGGTTAATATCTATGCTTCACCTTCTCAAATCTCAGTCCCTTTCCCTTTCTCCTCCGTTTCTCAGCACAACCGCCTCGGCTTGTATTTATTAGCTCTCACCAAG TCATGTGATGACATTTTGGAGCCAAAATTAGATCAGCTCATTAACCAATTGAGGGAGGTTGGTGGTTTACTGGATCATTGGTTAACTGATCATGTAACTAGTCGGTTATCTTCTTTATCATCTCCTGATGATCTGTTCAATTTCTTTAACGAGTTGCGAG aaACACTTGGGGGACCTGATTCAGGAGTTATGGAAGATGACCAGGTTATTTTGGACCCAAACAGTAACCTGGGTATGTTTCTTCGCCGCTGCATACTTGCTTTCAACCTCTTAACTTTTGAG GGTATCTGCCATCTTTTGACAAATATAGGGATCTATTGTAAAGAAGCCATTTTGAGTTGTTCATCTTACGAGTTGCGTCGGGTAGACGACTCTGGTAATGACTTGGAATCTTTATCTGAGTATGAGAATATGGATCTCaatcttgttttcaaaaaaataaatgaagaaatggAAGCAAGGAAAAGAGCCACTGAACAAGTTTCTTTTCATCTTCATCTTCCAAAGGAACTTTCGACATTGGTGGAAG ATATTGAGGTTTTTGCTGATCCTAAATCAGAGCACAATGACAAAGGCAGAGAATCTTCTTCATATGCTTCTGGTGAATTATTGAGAGATGTTGATCCCAATGGTGGGGTATTTTTGCGTACCAATTGGCAAATACAAGGTTACTTAATGGAGCAAGCTGACGCAATCGAAAA GCATGGCAGTTCTTTCACTTTGAATGCCTTTGAACTGACTCTAAGGCTGCTTCAGAAGCTGGCCCCTGAGCTCCATCGT GTCCATTTTTTGCGTTACTTGAATAATCTTTATCATGATGACTATTTTTCTGCATTGGAGAATCTTCATCGTTATTTTGATTACAG tGCAGGAACTGAGGGATTCGATTTTGTTCCTCCTGCTGGTTGCAATAGTTTTGGAAGATATGAGATTGCTCTGTTATGTTTGGGGATGATGCACTTTCACTTTGGGCATCCTAAGAAGGCTTTGGAG GTCCTAACTGAAGCTGTTCGTGTCGCCCAACAG CACAGCAATGATACTTGTCTGGCCTACACTTTAGCTGCTATCTGCAGCTTGTTGTCTGAGATTGGTTTCTCAACCACTAGTGGAATACTTGGATCGCCATTCTCTCCTATGATCAGTGTAGGAACTTCTTTGTCTGTTCAGCAGCAATTGTTTGTTCTCCTGAAAGGATCTCTAAAGAGAGCAGAGAGTTTGAAATTGAAGCAACTGGTAGCTGCCAATCATCTTGCAATGGCTAAATTTGATTTAACG CATGTGCAGAGACCTCTGCTGTCATTTGGTCCCAAGACTTCCATGAAGCTTCGGACATGCCCAATTATTGTTTGTAAG GAACTACGATCTGGTTACCACTTAATCAGTGAATTTTGTTGTGAGGGCTCTACTATGACTGCAGATGGTGCTTTTAGTACTGCATGGCTTAAGAACTTGCAAAAGCCCATGGGTTCATTAGTGCTGTCCCAAGATAATGGTTCTAGGAACAATTCTAATCCTTTTCTATTCTTTACACAACCAAGTTCAATTCCTGGATCTGTTATGCAGTTAGTAGGTTCTTCGTATCTACATCGTGCTACCGCATGGGAGATATATGGAAG TGCTCCACTTGCTCGGGTGAATGCTTTGGTTTATGCAACTTGCTTTGCTGATGCTTCAAG TTCATCTGATGCAGCATTAGTGCATGTGAAACTTATTCAACATCTGGCAGTATTTAAAGGCTACAAAG AGGCTTTTGCTGCTCTTAAAACTGCGGAAGAGAAGTTTTTATGTGTATCCAAATCACGTATATTGATACTGAAGCTACAGCTGCTCCATGAGCGTGCATTACATCG AGGACATCTCAAGCTTGCCCAACAAGTATGTGATGAACTTGGAGTATTGGCATCATCTGTCACTGCTGTGGACATGGAGCTGAAGACAGAGGCAAGCCTTCGCCATGCTCGTACATTGCTTACAGCAAAGCAATTTAGCCAG GCAGCTGCTGTGGCACACTCCCTCTTTTGCATGTGTTACAAATTCAATCTTCAAGTTGAAAGTGCAACTGTTCTTCTTCTGCTTGCTGAAATTCACATG AAATCGGGAAATGCTGTCGTAGGCCTTCCCTATGCATTAGCAAGCCTTTCGTATTGTCAGACATTTAACTTGGATCttcttagagcatcagcaactcTTACACTGGCTGAATTATGGCTTTCACTTGGATCCAATCATGCAAAGACTGCTTTAACACTTTTACATGGTGCTTTTCCAATGATTCTTGGCCATGGAGGTTTGGAACTCTGTGCTCGGGCCTATATTACAGAAGCAAAATGTTATCTCTCAGATCCAAGCTTCTTAG TTTCCAGAAATCCAGAACTTGTGCTGGATCCCTTAAGGCAAGCTGCAGATGAGTTGCAAGCTTTGGAG CATCATGAATTAATGGCCGAAGCTTTCTACTTGATGGCCATTGTATTTGACAAGCTGGGGCAACCAGAACAGAGGGAAGAAGCTGCATCTTCTTTCAAGAATCACGTTATGTCTCTTGACCATCCTCATGATGTGGAAGATCCCATCCAATCCGATACCCTCTTAAACGCCTGA